A stretch of the Agromyces larvae genome encodes the following:
- the gcvP gene encoding aminomethyl-transferring glycine dehydrogenase has translation MGTTFAQDAFGRRHLGTTPDDHARMLEVVGHDTVDALMAAAVPTSIRMGEVLSSAIPAAATEREALAELRDLAAQNTVRTSMIGLGYYGTVTPAVIQRNVLENPSWYTAYTPYQPEISQGRLEALINFQTMVEDLTGLDIANASMLDEGTAVVEGMLLARRASKSASNRFIVDADALPQTLALLRSRAEAVGIELVEAPLAEIAARRAEPVEPAELVEPAELVEPAELVEAGGLPSTGSGSVLEPAELVEAGGLPSTGSGSVLGEHFGVFVQYPGASGRVWDPSALIAASKAQGALAVVAADLLALALITSPGELGADVAVGTSQRFGVPMGFGGPHAGYMAVRKGLERQLPGRLVGVSVDASGAPAYRLSLQAREQHIRREKATSNICTAQVLLAVMASMYAVYHGPRGIRFIATEVAAKATLLAGWLTELGQSVVHDAYFDTLRVVVPGLASHVVERARDLGVHLWAADDATVQVSVDETTTLDDLHAVVRAFGGPEEHPSTGSGAWAAVALDANALPAGLRRTSSYLQHPVFNSHHSETQMMRYLKTLADRDYALDRGMIPLGSCTMKLNAATEMQAVTWPAFADLHPFAPEADVVGSLGMIEQLESWLAEVTGYDTVSLQPNAGSQGELAGLLAIRGYHRANGEAERDVCLIPSSAHGTNAASAVLAGMRVVVVATDELGNVDLADLRAKVAEHADKLAALMITYPSTHGVYEHDVAEVTQAVHDAGGQVYVDGANLNALLGFARFGDFGGDVSHLNLHKTFCIPHGGGGPGVGPVAAKAHLAPYLPGHPLAQRADHAGGVTHDGGPVSAAPYGSPSILPISWAYVRMMGADGLRDATAAAVLAANYVAARLRAHYPVLYTGENGLVAHECILDLRPLTAATGVTVDDVAKRLVDYGFHAPTMSFPVAGTLMVEPTESEDLAELDRFVEAMIAIKAEADAVGRGEWPADDNPLHNAPHTAESVVVGEWTHPYTREQAVYPVRSLVRNKYWAPVRRIDQAFGDRNLVCACPPVEAFA, from the coding sequence ATGGGCACCACCTTCGCGCAGGACGCCTTCGGGCGCCGCCACCTCGGCACCACCCCCGACGACCACGCGCGCATGCTCGAGGTCGTCGGCCACGACACGGTCGACGCGCTCATGGCCGCCGCCGTGCCGACCTCGATCCGCATGGGCGAAGTGCTCTCCAGCGCCATCCCCGCCGCCGCGACCGAGCGCGAGGCGCTCGCCGAACTGCGCGACCTCGCCGCGCAGAACACCGTGCGCACCTCGATGATCGGGCTCGGCTACTACGGCACCGTGACCCCCGCGGTCATCCAGCGGAACGTGCTCGAGAACCCCAGCTGGTACACCGCGTACACGCCGTACCAGCCCGAGATCTCGCAGGGCCGGCTCGAGGCGCTGATCAACTTCCAGACCATGGTCGAAGACCTCACCGGCCTCGACATCGCCAACGCGTCGATGCTCGACGAGGGCACCGCCGTCGTCGAAGGCATGCTGCTGGCCCGCCGTGCCTCGAAGTCGGCGTCGAACCGGTTCATCGTCGACGCCGACGCGCTGCCGCAGACCCTCGCGCTGCTGCGCTCGCGCGCCGAGGCGGTCGGCATCGAGCTCGTCGAGGCGCCGCTCGCGGAGATCGCGGCACGGCGCGCTGAGCCTGTCGAGCCCGCTGAGCTTGTCGAGCCCGCTGAGCTTGTCGAGCCCGCTGAGCTTGTCGAAGCGGGTGGGCTCCCTTCGACGGGCTCAGGGAGCGTCCTCGAGCCCGCTGAGCTTGTCGAAGCGGGTGGGCTCCCGTCGACGGGCTCGGGGAGCGTTCTCGGCGAGCACTTCGGCGTGTTCGTGCAGTACCCCGGGGCGTCCGGTCGCGTGTGGGACCCGTCCGCGCTCATCGCCGCCTCGAAGGCGCAGGGCGCGCTGGCCGTCGTCGCCGCCGACCTGCTCGCGCTCGCGCTCATCACGTCGCCCGGCGAGCTCGGTGCCGACGTCGCGGTCGGGACCTCGCAGCGGTTCGGGGTGCCGATGGGCTTCGGCGGGCCGCACGCCGGGTACATGGCGGTGCGCAAGGGGCTGGAGCGTCAGCTTCCGGGCCGGTTGGTCGGGGTCTCGGTGGATGCCTCGGGCGCCCCCGCGTACCGGCTCAGCCTGCAGGCCCGCGAACAGCACATCCGCCGTGAGAAGGCGACGTCGAACATCTGCACCGCGCAGGTCCTGCTCGCCGTGATGGCGTCGATGTACGCGGTGTACCACGGGCCGCGAGGCATCCGGTTCATCGCGACCGAGGTCGCTGCGAAGGCGACCCTGCTGGCCGGCTGGCTGACCGAGCTCGGCCAGTCCGTCGTGCACGACGCGTACTTCGACACGCTGCGCGTGGTGGTGCCCGGCCTCGCGTCGCACGTCGTGGAGCGGGCGCGCGACCTCGGCGTGCACCTGTGGGCGGCCGACGACGCGACCGTGCAGGTCTCGGTCGACGAGACGACGACGCTCGACGACCTGCACGCCGTCGTGCGCGCGTTCGGCGGGCCCGAGGAGCACCCTTCGACCGGCTCAGGGGCCTGGGCTGCCGTCGCCCTCGACGCGAACGCGCTGCCCGCGGGGCTCCGCCGCACCTCGTCGTATCTGCAGCACCCGGTGTTCAACAGCCACCACTCCGAAACGCAGATGATGCGGTATCTGAAGACCCTCGCCGACCGCGACTACGCGCTCGACCGAGGCATGATCCCGCTCGGCTCGTGCACCATGAAGCTGAACGCGGCGACCGAGATGCAGGCCGTCACCTGGCCCGCGTTCGCCGACCTGCACCCGTTCGCGCCCGAGGCCGACGTGGTCGGCTCGCTCGGCATGATCGAGCAGCTCGAGTCGTGGCTCGCCGAGGTCACCGGGTACGACACGGTGTCGCTGCAGCCGAACGCGGGCTCGCAGGGCGAGCTCGCGGGCCTGCTCGCGATCCGCGGCTACCACCGCGCGAACGGCGAGGCCGAGCGCGACGTGTGCCTCATTCCGTCGAGCGCGCACGGCACGAACGCCGCGTCGGCGGTGCTGGCCGGCATGCGGGTCGTGGTGGTCGCGACCGACGAGCTCGGCAACGTCGACCTCGCCGACCTTCGGGCGAAGGTCGCCGAGCACGCCGACAAGCTCGCCGCGCTCATGATCACCTACCCGTCGACGCACGGCGTGTACGAACACGATGTGGCCGAGGTCACGCAGGCCGTGCACGATGCGGGCGGCCAGGTGTACGTCGACGGTGCGAACCTCAACGCGCTGCTCGGCTTCGCCCGGTTCGGCGACTTCGGCGGGGATGTCTCGCACCTGAACCTGCACAAGACGTTCTGCATCCCGCACGGCGGCGGCGGGCCGGGCGTCGGCCCGGTCGCGGCGAAGGCGCATCTCGCGCCGTACCTGCCCGGCCACCCGCTGGCGCAGCGCGCCGACCATGCGGGCGGCGTCACCCACGACGGCGGGCCGGTCTCGGCGGCGCCCTACGGGTCGCCGTCGATCCTGCCGATCTCGTGGGCGTACGTGCGCATGATGGGCGCCGACGGGCTGCGGGATGCCACGGCCGCGGCGGTGCTCGCGGCGAACTACGTCGCGGCGCGGCTGCGCGCGCACTACCCGGTGCTGTACACGGGCGAGAACGGGCTCGTCGCGCACGAGTGCATCCTCGATCTGCGGCCGCTGACCGCGGCGACCGGGGTGACCGTCGACGACGTGGCCAAGCGTCTCGTCGACTACGGGTTCCACGCGCCGACGATGTCGTTCCCGGTGGCGGGCACGCTCATGGTCGAGCCGACCGAGTCGGAGGACCTGGCCGAACTCGACCGGTTCGTCGAGGCGATGATCGCGATCAAGGCGGAGGCCGACGCGGTGGGCCGCGGCGAGTGGCCGGCCGACGACAACCCGCTGCACAACGCCCCGCACACCGCCGAGTCGGTCGTGGTGGGGGAGTGGACGCACCCTTACACCCGCGAGCAGGCGGTCTACCCGGTGCGCTCGCTGGTGCGGAACAAGTACTGGGCACCCGTGCGCCGCATCGACCAGGCGTTCGGCGACCGCAACCTCGTCTGCGCCTGCCCGCCGGTGGAGGCGTTCGCGTAG
- the gcvH gene encoding glycine cleavage system protein GcvH, with amino-acid sequence MTDVTSLRYTPEHEWVLVGPSTGSGTGVVTIGITDYAAEKLGDVVYVDLPAAGTAVTAGTVVGEIESTKSVGELFSPVDGEIVESNQAVVDAPELVNSDPFGEGWLIKVAAASLPQLLSHDEYRALVGE; translated from the coding sequence ATGACCGACGTGACCAGCCTGCGGTACACCCCCGAGCACGAATGGGTGCTGGTCGGCCCTTCGACAGGCTCAGGGACCGGCGTGGTGACCATCGGCATCACCGACTACGCCGCCGAGAAGCTCGGCGACGTCGTCTACGTCGACCTGCCCGCCGCCGGCACCGCCGTGACCGCCGGCACCGTGGTCGGCGAGATCGAGTCGACCAAGTCGGTCGGCGAACTGTTCTCGCCGGTCGACGGCGAGATCGTCGAGTCGAACCAGGCCGTCGTCGACGCTCCCGAGCTGGTCAACAGCGACCCGTTCGGCGAGGGCTGGCTGATCAAGGTCGCCGCCGCATCCCTGCCGCAGCTGCTCAGCCACGACGAGTACCGCGCCCTGGTCGGCGAGTAG
- the gcvT gene encoding glycine cleavage system aminomethyltransferase GcvT, translating into MTDLGTTPEASQAQERLSPLDAVHRAAGASFTDFAGWQMPVRYASDLAEHHAVRRHAGLFDLSHMGEILVVGPEASVALDYALAGKLSAIELGQAKYTLLLGRDGGVIDDLVVYRTGDDRYLVVANAANREVVADELRDRTAPFDAEVFDESDDVALIALQGPDAVDVLLETEGFGLQGPGNDHDDFVAAIQGLKYYRAVAAEYQGEPVLVARTGYTGEDGFEFYLAPGRAPALWEAFRETGGSRVVPCGLASRDTLRLEAGMPLYGQELGRDIRPDQAGLGRVVALSKEGDFVGRAATEDGRPADAPVLVGLAASGRRAARHGYEVFDGAGADAAKVGVVTSGALSPTLGHPIAMAFVDPAHAEPGTTLHLDVRGTRIEASVVPLPFYRRPA; encoded by the coding sequence ATGACCGATCTCGGTACCACCCCCGAAGCAAGCCAGGCGCAAGAACGCCTCAGCCCGCTCGACGCCGTGCACCGCGCCGCGGGCGCGAGCTTCACCGACTTCGCCGGCTGGCAGATGCCGGTGCGGTACGCGTCCGACCTCGCCGAGCACCACGCGGTGCGCCGGCACGCCGGGCTCTTCGACCTCTCGCACATGGGCGAGATCCTCGTCGTCGGCCCCGAGGCATCCGTCGCCCTCGACTACGCACTGGCCGGCAAGCTGAGCGCGATCGAGCTCGGACAGGCGAAGTACACGCTGCTGCTCGGCCGCGACGGCGGGGTCATCGACGACCTCGTGGTGTACCGCACCGGCGACGACCGCTACCTCGTCGTCGCGAACGCCGCGAACCGCGAGGTCGTCGCCGACGAGCTGCGCGACCGCACCGCGCCCTTCGACGCCGAGGTGTTCGACGAGAGCGACGACGTGGCGCTCATCGCGCTGCAGGGACCCGACGCGGTCGACGTGCTGCTCGAGACCGAGGGATTCGGCCTGCAGGGCCCCGGCAACGACCACGACGACTTCGTCGCCGCGATCCAGGGGCTGAAGTACTACCGCGCGGTCGCCGCCGAATACCAGGGCGAGCCCGTGCTCGTCGCCCGCACCGGCTACACCGGTGAAGACGGCTTCGAGTTCTACCTCGCGCCCGGACGCGCCCCCGCGCTATGGGAGGCGTTCCGCGAAACCGGGGGTTCGCGGGTCGTCCCGTGCGGGCTCGCGAGCCGCGACACCCTGCGACTCGAGGCGGGCATGCCGCTCTACGGGCAGGAGCTCGGGCGCGACATCCGCCCCGACCAGGCCGGTCTCGGGCGGGTCGTCGCGCTCTCGAAGGAGGGCGACTTCGTCGGACGCGCCGCCACCGAGGACGGCCGGCCCGCGGATGCCCCGGTGCTGGTCGGTCTCGCAGCCTCGGGCCGCCGCGCGGCCCGCCACGGCTACGAGGTGTTCGACGGGGCAGGGGCGGATGCCGCGAAGGTCGGCGTCGTGACCTCGGGTGCTCTGTCGCCGACGCTCGGCCACCCCATCGCGATGGCGTTCGTCGACCCCGCCCACGCCGAACCCGGCACCACGCTGCACCTCGACGTGCGCGGCACGCGCATCGAGGCATCCGTCGTGCCGCTGCCCTTCTACCGCCGCCCGGCCTGA
- a CDS encoding NUDIX hydrolase has product MSRPPGSDARLAVSTVIFALEPGVTPDGVEHEASGPRSLWIPLVRRLRGPGKDRWALPGGWLGAGEALETAAARTLEETTGVTPAYLEQLYTFGSPDRSPGERVVSVVYWALVRPEETTGAIDDPNVRWFDPDSLPPLAFDHNLIVEYALARLRTKLGYSQIAHAFLDETFTLAELREVYETVLRRPLDPANFRRTVEASGALVETGEVRTGTPHRPPKLYRPAEPADAGANGLFRVPIAPHLRKQS; this is encoded by the coding sequence ATGTCACGACCGCCCGGTTCCGACGCACGGCTCGCCGTGTCGACCGTGATCTTCGCGCTCGAGCCGGGGGTCACGCCCGACGGCGTCGAGCACGAGGCATCCGGGCCCCGGTCGCTGTGGATCCCCCTCGTGCGCCGCCTGCGCGGGCCCGGCAAGGACCGCTGGGCGCTTCCCGGCGGATGGCTCGGCGCCGGCGAAGCCCTCGAGACCGCCGCCGCCCGAACCCTCGAAGAGACGACCGGCGTCACGCCGGCGTACCTCGAACAGCTCTACACCTTCGGGTCCCCCGACCGCTCCCCCGGCGAACGCGTCGTGTCGGTCGTGTACTGGGCGCTCGTGCGGCCCGAAGAGACGACCGGCGCGATCGACGACCCGAACGTGCGCTGGTTCGACCCCGACTCCCTGCCCCCGCTCGCCTTCGACCACAACCTGATCGTCGAGTACGCGCTCGCGCGGCTGCGCACGAAGCTCGGGTACTCGCAGATCGCGCACGCGTTCCTCGACGAGACGTTCACGCTCGCCGAACTGCGCGAGGTGTACGAGACCGTGCTGCGCCGCCCGCTCGACCCCGCGAACTTCCGTCGCACCGTCGAAGCATCCGGCGCCCTCGTCGAGACCGGCGAAGTGCGCACCGGCACCCCCCACCGCCCGCCCAAGCTGTACCGCCCCGCCGAGCCGGCCGACGCCGGCGCCAACGGGTTGTTCCGAGTCCCCATCGCACCGCACCTGAGGAAGCAGTCATGA
- the nadA gene encoding quinolinate synthase NadA — protein MTLTDPATAGPAADHADGRAAADVRLGASVDRSIRLISTGKQTGSTCAPELADGPWTFDLGPSGYGPGASMGDVIPAGAPRQGALPAEYRTATNDELHERIRAAKATLGDRVVVLGHFYQRDEVVQHADFVGDSFQLANAALTRPDAEAIVFCGVHFMAETADLLSRPEQAVILPNLAAGCSMADMADESSVEECWEQLAEVYGDLDAVDADGRVPVIPVTYMNSSAALKGFVGRHGGIVCTSSNARTVLERAFEQGQRVLFFPDQHLGRNTAKAMGVPLELMPMWNPRKPLGGSSAAELADARVILWHGFCSVHKRFTVEQIEAARRDHPGVQVIVHPECPMPVVDAADAAGSTDFIVKAIAAAPAGTTFAIGTEINLVQRLAAEHPEHTIFCLDPVVCPCSTMYRIHPGYLAWVLEELVAGRIVNRIQVADSVAEPARLALERMLAAKPPASVGPAPVPSTRRSDAIRRPVEPATAESRPNDAGATGTGA, from the coding sequence ATGACGCTCACCGATCCCGCCACCGCCGGCCCCGCCGCCGATCACGCCGACGGCCGCGCCGCCGCCGACGTGCGCCTCGGAGCATCCGTCGACCGGAGCATCCGGCTCATCTCCACCGGGAAGCAGACCGGCTCGACCTGCGCGCCCGAGCTCGCCGACGGGCCGTGGACCTTCGATCTCGGCCCGTCCGGGTACGGCCCCGGCGCCTCGATGGGCGACGTCATCCCCGCGGGCGCCCCGCGCCAGGGCGCCCTGCCCGCCGAGTACCGCACCGCGACGAACGACGAACTGCACGAGCGCATCCGCGCCGCGAAGGCGACGCTCGGCGACCGCGTCGTCGTGCTCGGCCACTTCTACCAGCGCGACGAAGTCGTCCAGCACGCCGACTTCGTGGGCGACTCGTTCCAGCTCGCGAACGCGGCCCTCACCCGGCCCGACGCCGAGGCGATCGTGTTCTGCGGCGTGCACTTCATGGCCGAGACCGCCGACCTGCTGTCGCGGCCCGAGCAGGCCGTCATCCTGCCGAACCTCGCCGCCGGATGCTCCATGGCCGACATGGCCGACGAGTCCAGCGTCGAAGAGTGCTGGGAGCAGCTCGCCGAGGTGTACGGCGACCTCGACGCCGTCGACGCCGACGGGCGAGTGCCGGTCATCCCGGTCACGTACATGAACTCGTCGGCCGCGCTCAAGGGCTTCGTCGGCCGGCACGGCGGCATCGTGTGCACCTCGTCGAACGCGCGCACGGTGCTCGAGCGAGCGTTCGAGCAGGGGCAGCGGGTGCTGTTCTTCCCCGACCAGCATCTCGGGCGCAACACCGCGAAGGCGATGGGCGTGCCGCTGGAGCTGATGCCGATGTGGAACCCGCGCAAGCCGCTCGGCGGGTCCTCGGCCGCCGAGCTCGCCGATGCCCGGGTCATCCTCTGGCACGGGTTCTGCTCGGTGCACAAGCGGTTCACCGTCGAGCAGATCGAGGCGGCTCGGCGCGACCACCCCGGCGTGCAGGTGATCGTGCACCCCGAGTGCCCGATGCCCGTCGTCGACGCGGCCGACGCCGCCGGCTCGACCGACTTCATCGTGAAGGCGATCGCCGCCGCGCCCGCCGGAACGACCTTCGCGATCGGCACCGAGATCAACCTGGTGCAGCGGCTCGCCGCCGAGCACCCCGAGCACACGATCTTCTGCCTCGACCCGGTGGTCTGCCCCTGCTCGACGATGTACCGCATCCACCCCGGGTACCTCGCGTGGGTGCTCGAAGAGCTCGTCGCCGGGCGCATCGTGAACCGCATCCAGGTGGCCGACTCGGTCGCCGAGCCCGCGCGCCTCGCACTCGAGCGGATGCTCGCGGCGAAGCCGCCCGCCTCCGTCGGGCCCGCACCCGTGCCGTCCACCCGTCGATCGGACGCGATTCGGCGTCCGGTCGAGCCGGCGACCGCCGAATCGCGTCCGAACGACGCCGGCGCAACCGGTACCGGAGCCTGA
- the nadB gene encoding L-aspartate oxidase has translation MTRVLVVGGGIAGLWTAVRAADAGCEVELVTKAELAEGSTRYAQGGIAAALFPDDSTDRHFADTIEAGAGLADPAAVRVLVDEGAARVRDLIRFGVGFDRGDDGLARGLEAAHSRARIVHAGGDATGAAIETALVATVRRRAVAIVEGAMLVDLVIDAGRVVGATILERDGSLVERRADAVVLATGGSGCLYRHTTNPVVATGDGVAAAWRAGAEVADLEFTQFHPTALAAPGTPLISEAVRGEGAVLRDARGIRFMTGLDPRAELAPRDVVARGVWAAMAAQGGQPVFLDATALGREFLARRFPGIDASVRAAGYDWSDAPVPITPAAHYAMGGIATDLHGRSSLPGLYAVGECARTGVHGANRLASNSLLEAAVFAERAAAAITRGGPWAADAGVGTSSRHAGYTPTADGVSRRISYVANDEFHRGELQQLMWERVGLVRDADGLAEASGRLAAWHAPEPVDRRTAEDRNLLDLARLTVAAAIARRESVGAHFRSDTLPAEEAA, from the coding sequence ATGACGCGGGTCCTCGTCGTCGGCGGCGGCATCGCGGGTCTGTGGACGGCGGTGCGCGCGGCCGACGCCGGCTGCGAGGTCGAGCTCGTCACGAAGGCCGAGCTCGCCGAGGGCTCGACGAGATATGCCCAGGGCGGCATCGCCGCGGCGCTGTTCCCCGACGACTCGACCGACCGGCACTTCGCCGACACGATCGAGGCCGGCGCCGGCCTGGCCGACCCCGCCGCCGTGCGGGTGCTCGTCGACGAGGGCGCGGCCCGGGTGCGCGACCTGATCCGGTTCGGCGTCGGGTTCGACCGCGGCGACGACGGGCTCGCCCGCGGGCTCGAAGCGGCGCACTCGCGGGCCCGCATCGTGCACGCCGGCGGCGACGCGACCGGCGCGGCGATCGAGACGGCGCTGGTCGCCACGGTGCGCCGTCGTGCGGTCGCGATCGTCGAGGGCGCGATGCTCGTCGACCTCGTCATCGACGCGGGCCGAGTCGTCGGGGCCACGATCCTCGAGCGCGACGGCTCGCTCGTCGAACGGCGTGCCGACGCCGTCGTGCTCGCCACCGGCGGCAGTGGATGCCTCTACCGGCATACGACGAACCCGGTGGTCGCGACGGGCGACGGCGTGGCGGCCGCGTGGCGCGCCGGCGCGGAGGTCGCCGACCTCGAGTTCACCCAGTTCCACCCCACCGCGCTGGCCGCCCCCGGCACGCCGCTCATCTCCGAGGCGGTGCGCGGCGAGGGCGCGGTGCTGCGCGACGCCCGTGGCATCCGGTTCATGACCGGGCTCGATCCGCGAGCCGAGCTCGCGCCCCGCGACGTGGTCGCCCGCGGGGTGTGGGCGGCGATGGCCGCCCAGGGCGGGCAGCCGGTCTTCCTCGATGCGACCGCGCTCGGGCGCGAGTTCCTCGCACGGCGGTTCCCGGGCATCGACGCGTCGGTGCGCGCGGCCGGGTACGACTGGTCGGATGCCCCGGTGCCGATCACGCCCGCAGCGCACTACGCGATGGGCGGCATCGCGACCGACCTGCACGGCCGCTCGAGCCTGCCCGGGCTGTATGCCGTGGGCGAGTGCGCCCGCACCGGCGTGCACGGAGCGAACCGGCTCGCGTCGAACTCGCTGCTCGAGGCGGCGGTCTTCGCCGAGCGGGCGGCCGCGGCGATCACCCGTGGGGGCCCGTGGGCGGCGGACGCCGGCGTAGGAACGTCATCGCGACACGCCGGGTACACCCCCACCGCGGACGGCGTGTCGCGCCGGATCTCCTACGTCGCGAACGACGAGTTCCACCGCGGCGAGCTGCAGCAGCTCATGTGGGAGCGGGTCGGGCTCGTGCGCGACGCCGACGGTCTCGCCGAGGCATCCGGCCGGCTCGCGGCCTGGCACGCGCCCGAGCCGGTCGACCGACGCACCGCGGAAGACCGCAACCTGCTCGACCTCGCCCGGCTCACCGTGGCCGCCGCGATCGCACGGCGCGAGAGCGTGGGCGCGCACTTCCGTTCCGACACCCTGCCCGCCGAGGAGGCCGCCTGA
- the nadC gene encoding carboxylating nicotinate-nucleotide diphosphorylase, whose translation MTDTRDIDRIVTAALDEDAPWGDLTGETLIPVDATATADLVAREAGVLSGIEVFAAAFRLVDPRIEVAALAADGDRFEAGQVLARVAGPARGILRAERVGLNLLQRMSGIATLTARYVAAVEGTRARIVDTRKTTPGLRSLERQAVRDGGGRNHRRSLSDAVMAKDNHLAILTAGGADLATALRAARDRMPHTAHLEVEVDRVDQIEPVLAGGAQTVMLDNFSLDDLRTGVALIGGRAVVEASGGVNLDTVADIAATGVDVISVGALTHSVRSLDLGLDVVVETAAP comes from the coding sequence ATGACCGACACCCGCGACATCGACCGCATCGTCACCGCCGCGCTCGATGAGGATGCGCCCTGGGGCGATCTCACCGGCGAGACGCTGATCCCGGTCGACGCGACCGCGACGGCCGACCTCGTCGCCCGTGAGGCGGGGGTGCTGAGCGGCATCGAGGTGTTCGCGGCCGCGTTCCGGCTGGTCGACCCGCGCATCGAGGTCGCCGCACTGGCGGCCGACGGCGACCGGTTCGAGGCGGGGCAGGTGCTGGCCCGCGTGGCGGGGCCGGCCCGGGGCATTCTGCGCGCCGAGCGCGTGGGGCTCAACCTGCTGCAGCGGATGAGCGGCATCGCGACGCTCACGGCCCGGTACGTCGCCGCGGTAGAGGGCACGCGCGCGCGCATCGTCGACACCCGGAAGACCACGCCGGGGCTGCGCAGCCTCGAGCGGCAGGCGGTGCGCGACGGCGGCGGGCGCAACCACCGTCGCAGCCTGTCGGACGCGGTGATGGCGAAGGACAATCACCTCGCGATCCTGACGGCGGGCGGCGCCGACCTGGCGACCGCGCTGCGCGCGGCGCGCGACCGGATGCCCCACACCGCGCACCTCGAGGTCGAGGTCGACCGGGTCGATCAGATCGAGCCGGTGCTCGCGGGCGGTGCGCAGACCGTGATGCTCGACAACTTCTCGCTCGACGACCTGCGCACGGGCGTCGCCCTGATCGGCGGGCGCGCGGTCGTCGAGGCGTCGGGCGGGGTGAACCTCGACACGGTCGCCGACATCGCTGCGACCGGGGTGGACGTGATCTCGGTCGGTGCGCTCACGCACTCGGTGCGTTCGCTCGACCTCGGGCTCGATGTCGTCGTGGAGACGGCCGCGCCATGA
- a CDS encoding cysteine desulfurase family protein, translated as MSAQAPGGRERVVFLDHAATTPVRREALEAMWPYLAGSFDGAFGNPSSRHRLGDEAARALAWARERVAAVAGVRPGDVVFTSGGTEADNLAVKGLALASPRGRHVVVSPIEHEAVLEAADALARLHGFEVSFVEVDERGRVTPEALRRVVRPDTTLVSVQLANNEVGTVQPVADLARIAHESGTLLHTDAVQAAGWLPLSLDELGADALSLAGHKVGAPKGTGALIVRGRLPLEPVLHGGGQERGRRSGTENVAGAVGFATALGLAEAERSDVSPRAAALAARLVARVTDEVPGAVLTGAAPEPGGATTDSVGATRLPGSVSFVFPGTAGEAVLLELEREGVICSSGSACAAGSDEPSHVLTAMGVAPEVAQTAVRFTLGADTTADDIEDAADAVARAVAAVRGIAAG; from the coding sequence ATGAGCGCGCAGGCTCCCGGTGGCCGCGAGCGCGTCGTCTTCCTCGACCACGCGGCGACCACCCCGGTGCGCCGCGAGGCGCTGGAGGCGATGTGGCCGTACCTCGCCGGCTCGTTCGACGGGGCGTTCGGCAATCCGTCGAGCCGGCACCGCCTCGGCGACGAAGCGGCTCGGGCGCTCGCGTGGGCTCGCGAGCGGGTCGCGGCGGTCGCGGGCGTGCGCCCGGGCGACGTGGTGTTCACGAGCGGCGGCACCGAGGCCGACAATCTCGCGGTGAAGGGGCTCGCGCTCGCGTCGCCGCGCGGCCGGCACGTGGTCGTCTCGCCGATCGAGCATGAGGCGGTGCTCGAGGCCGCCGACGCGCTCGCGCGGCTGCACGGCTTCGAGGTGTCGTTCGTCGAGGTCGACGAGCGTGGTCGGGTGACGCCCGAGGCGCTGCGGCGGGTCGTCCGCCCCGACACGACGCTGGTGTCGGTGCAGCTGGCGAACAACGAGGTGGGCACGGTGCAGCCGGTCGCCGACCTGGCCCGCATCGCCCACGAGTCGGGCACGCTGCTGCACACCGACGCGGTGCAGGCCGCCGGGTGGCTGCCGCTGTCGCTCGACGAGCTGGGCGCGGACGCGCTGTCGCTCGCCGGGCACAAGGTCGGCGCGCCGAAGGGCACGGGTGCGCTCATCGTGCGGGGGCGGCTGCCGCTCGAGCCCGTGCTGCACGGCGGCGGGCAGGAGCGCGGGCGTCGCTCGGGTACGGAGAACGTGGCCGGCGCGGTCGGGTTCGCCACCGCGCTCGGGCTCGCCGAGGCCGAGCGGTCGGATGTCTCGCCCCGCGCCGCGGCGCTCGCGGCGCGGCTCGTCGCCCGGGTGACCGACGAGGTGCCCGGGGCCGTGCTGACCGGTGCGGCGCCGGAACCCGGCGGCGCGACCACCGACAGCGTCGGCGCGACGCGCCTGCCGGGCAGCGTGTCGTTCGTCTTCCCCGGCACCGCGGGCGAGGCGGTGCTGCTCGAGCTCGAACGCGAGGGCGTGATCTGCTCGAGCGGGTCGGCGTGCGCCGCGGGCAGCGACGAGCCGTCGCACGTGCTCACCGCGATGGGCGTCGCACCCGAGGTCGCGCAGACGGCGGTGCGGTTCACGCTGGGCGCCGACACCACGGCCGACGACATCGAGGATGCCGCGGACGCGGTCGCCCGCGCCGTCGCCGCCGTGCGGGGCATCGCGGCCGGCTGA